The genome window gataggtcccaccactttacccacttttcatctaactttactcatttttcatacattgtcttgatctccgtgtccccctccaatgtaaacaattgagggggacggagggagtactatattattaaagttgAAAATGCAAAACTTAAtcgttaatttatattttagtataatgTATTATACCTGTTAGATCatctaaatcaaaataattataactaaaatgAATTTCAATTTAGATGTTACCCACTATAGCCGCATAAAGATCGCAAACAGCCTGGATTAACACAATACTAGAACgataatattagttttagtCGTGTAATTGACTTGCTCTAATTCATTTTTCAAAACCATAACTTCACTTGCTAATTCAATATATACCAGcttataatcattattttatttttagaaatgatattgtttctgttttaatgatttataaaaaatattctaatcAACATCCTTCTACTTTTGACTTTTTGAAATCGTATCTTCTTATTTGTGgtttgataaaaatttaaataaataactaattaaatatttaaaaattattttctcacACGTTTATCACCCGTAACAATCAACCACAATTATTAATACAATCATTATATTATgtgaacaaaatataatttaaatttgaaaaaattttctttataatacCCCTATCTTATCAACTTTTCAACGAACACCATCATTCTTTCGATTTCTACATATAATAACCTTATATTTTGACATTTGTCTATCATTTGTGTAAAAGATTACTATGATATAAGTATGGAACTTAAAATATagtaatatcattcataaataaaaaaatgtgagaAAACTTCATTtggaaaaaaggaaaaaaaagggtGTTATTGAGGATTTTTGGTAATTTTActtaaaaagaaataattttaactacacgattaaaaactttaaaatacgTGGTAAAGATGttaaaagataaatatttaataacataaaaggtattatatttaatttttaacattattaCACTATTTAGTGTATAAAGACAGTAATTCTTCTGGAAAACCCGCTCTTTATTTCCTAAAACAATTTGATTGCATAAATATCAACGTTGACTCTCACTCCTCATTTCTCAACTGCTATTACTGAAATTGAGAGAACAAACCATCGCATCGAACACTCCGTACAACTCTATCCCCAAATTTCATGTAAGTATCTTTCTTCTCACAAACCCTAATTTAATTACACATCACTCTAATTATCGTAAAGAGTTTGGATCTTTGCTTTTAATTCTCGTAAAGTATCCATTTCATGCTCAGATCTGTGTTTTGTAGTGGGTCAAAACATGGATATAGCTTCGAATCCTCACAGTGTTGAAGAAATATTCAAGGATTATAATTCTCGGCGTAACGCTATCGTTCGTGCTCTCACTTATGGCAAGTTTCCACCTCTATGCATGTTTATTtgtgaaaagagagagagggagggggagagaagCAGAGAGAGAGGTGTAgtatgtgtttttattattgtgcgtgtgtgtgtgtgtgtgtgagagagagagagagagagatgtgtaGTGTGTGTTATAATTGTGAAAATTGTAACCTATTTGTGTTTTTTGCAGATGTGGATGAATTTTACTCTCTATGTGACCCAGGTTTGTTTCTGTGATTTTGATCATGGCCTATTTCTAAATTTGTTTGTTTAGTTTTGAGTGAAACTAGATTTGGTTTGGGTTGTTTGGGTGCTGATTGATTGATTGTTTTGTGTAGAGAAAGAGAATTTGTGCTTGTATGGGCATCCAAATGAGACATGGGAAGTGACTTTGCCGGCTGAGGAGGTGCCACCGGAGCTTCCTGAACCAGCTTTAGGGATTAATTTTGCTAGAGATGGGATGAACCGCAGGGACTGGTTGTCATTGGTGGCTGTGCATACTGATTCCTGGTTGCTTTCGGTTGCTTATTACTTTGGTGCTCGCCTTAATAGGAATGAAAGGTATTCTTAAATTCACAGCTAGTACAATATATATGAATTGCTTAACTCATGTGATTTAAAGTATAGCATATATTCGTCTCGGTATATTGTTTAAAGAAtataaggggccgtttggtttgACTTGGGGAAATGGAAATGAAgagaaaggaaaggaatgatgctgaattgtattacctgtttggttttgatACGTAAATGGactgaaaaattatatgattacttCTATATctgatttttcaaatattacctaatttcaaaaaaaagtcaatgatatttatgtttatactaatatttttattataaattaacataatttattatttgaaaatattattaaatttgcaAATagcttgacttataaattatatcaaaattatttttaattttcaaaaaatatttacatatcacttttgtttttaatgatttttgaaataaattagaaatgaaaagaaaataagGAGAGGGAAAGCTATTACCAGGTGGGTGTTTGGGAATGAATTATGAGAGAGGTTGGGACGTTGGGTAAACCTAAGACTAAAAAGAGGGAAAGAGAatcacaatttttataaaaaaaacaccaaCAAAGGGAATTAGGTTAATGGTATCCCTTTCCCTCTGTTAGTTACCCCGCCAAATGGCTCCTAAATAAAACTAAGAATATATCTGTGAGGTAATGAGCCTTTTTATCTCTTGTGATAAGATATTTATTAGTTGACTGTTTGAATAGCAAGTAGAAATGACAAATAAGtaataataagttaaatttGAGAAGTACAACTATGTACTTCTCTACTTGACGTAAATTTTGCAATTTGGCCATATAGAAATGAATACAAGTCCTTTCAAAGTAACTTTCTGTACTTCCTTGATTTTCTTTAGTTTTATACTTTTAGAGTTGCATATTACTATTACATGAATCCAGACTGATAGAATATTATAAGTCAAgagttatttttttaatcataggTAATGAAGGTATTTATAAGTTAAAGAAACCTTTTTAAGATAACCGCAACGGATCCTAACTTTCTCTAAGATGAAAACAACAATGGACTCGGTGAGTAGCAAAGAAACTGCTGCTAGGATGAGTTTGGAGACCAATTCAATTCTGAAATTCCTTTTGTGCATGTCTGTTTATCTAGCTAATCTTTTCCTTATTACTGTCCAAGAATACTCTTTGAGCTCTGACTAATATGTTATTTTGCAAAGTTATACCCCTCCTCACAGCCTCACCCCTTCGatgtccccccccccccccacacacacaccaaacacacgcgcacacacacacacacacacacacagccATATCGGTATAAGAAGAAAACCTCAGTAAATTATCCTGTTACTGTAGTCATGACCTCACGGAGTATAGAAAGAGTACCGGAGAAGAGCTACTGGgagatataattttttagttgaaGGGATATGTCTTATAACTGGATCCCACAAGGTCCAAAGAACAATTCTGGCAGATGCCAAACTGTCTGAGATTCTTAAATAAAACAATGTCCCTTTTTATATACTTGCTTTTGTAATTTCTTCATCATGCACATTTTAATGAGGACGGTGGAATAATAAAAAGAGTCCTTTTTTGCCAAATCATTTGTTGATGCATATGAATTTGTATATCCACAACCACAAATACACGCACTTATGTATATGTGACTGTTATATTGCACTACTTTTTTACACAGAATTTGACATAAGCTCTAAACCATTGGATTGAGTTGTCTAGGATGGCTAAGATCTAGTAGTTACAAAacatttttctctctttttactaTTAAGCATATAATTCATTCTTTTCCCATCTCCCTAGTTTGGTTGTTTTTTTAAACCATTGGGTTGAGTTGTCTAGGATGGCTAAGATCCAGTGGTTACGAaacatttttctctttttttttttactattaagCATACAATTCATTCTTTTCCCatcttagtttttttttctcTCATAAGTTTTCTCAGGCTCTCAGCTTCTCTTAATTACCCCCTGTATTTATTATCGTCAAACTTCATTTTGATGTTGTAATTTGTAATATCTAAAATTCTATTTGTAAGCTCACCACAATCATATTGTCTTTTAAAGAATTGGACAA of Daucus carota subsp. sativus chromosome 3, DH1 v3.0, whole genome shotgun sequence contains these proteins:
- the LOC108215220 gene encoding PHD finger protein ALFIN-LIKE 1 isoform X1, encoding MDIASNPHSVEEIFKDYNSRRNAIVRALTYGKFPPLCMFICEKREREGERSRERDVDEFYSLCDPEKENLCLYGHPNETWEVTLPAEEVPPELPEPALGINFARDGMNRRDWLSLVAVHTDSWLLSVAYYFGARLNRNERKRLFSLINDLPTVFEVVTERKPINKPSVDTGSKSRISSTKRSSEGQAKSNQRLNDESYAEEDDEHGETFCGSCGGNYSADEFWIGCDICERWYHGKCVKITPVKAESIKQYKCPACSTKKGRQ